From the genome of Pseudomonas mohnii:
ACGACCTTCGCGAGCGAGCCCGTTCCTGCATGGCCGGGCTCGCCGACATCTCATACGGGGTAGCAACATGACCACAGCGAATATCCTTGGCAATCTGTTTCCCGAAGCCGGCAGCATCCCGGAAAAATACCGCCTCGACGGCCCGACCGAGCAGCGTGAATACCTGGTCGATGGCGTACTGAAAAACTGGCCTGGCCCCCTCGCCCAGGTCCGCAGCCCGGTGTATTTCAGTGGCCCGAATGGCGATGAGCAAGTCATCCTCGGCAGCACGCCACTGCTCGATGCCGAGACCGCCTTGACCGCCCTCGACGCCGCCGTCCGCGCTTATGACCGCGGCCAGGGGTTGTGGCCGACCCTGCGTGTGGCCGAGCGCATCCAGCATGTCGAGACCTTCCTCAAGCACATGCGCGAACAGCGCGAGGCGGTGGTCAAGTTGCTGATGTGGGAAATCGGCAAAAACCTGAAGGACTCGGAAAAAGAGTTCGACCGCACCTGCGATTACATCGTTGACACCATCAACGCCCTCAAGGAGCTCGACCGCCGCTCCAGCCGCTTCGAACTGGAGCAGGACACCCTTGGCCAGATCCGCCGCGTACCGATGGGCGTGGCCTTGTGCATGGGACCCTACAACTACCCGCTGAACGAAACCTTCACCACGCTGATTCCGGCGCTGATCATGGGCAACACCGTGGTGTTCAAACCGGCCAAACTCGGCGTGCTGTTGATTCGTCCATTGCTGGAAGCCTTCCGCGACAGCTTTCCGGCCGGGGTGATCAACGTCATTTACGGCAGCGGTCGCGAGACCGTCAGCGCCCTGATGGCCAGTGGCAAGATCGATATTTTTGCCTTCATCGGCACCAACAAAGCCGCGAGCGACCTGAAGAAGCTCCATCCAAAACCTCACCGTTTGCGCGCAGCGCTGGGCCTGGATGCGAAGAATCCCGGCATCGTCTTGCCGGAAGTGGATCTGGACAATGCGGTCAATGAAGCGGTCACCGGTTCCCTGTCGTTCAATGGCCAGCGCTGCACGGCGCTGAAAATCCTCTTTGTCCACGAAGACGTGGTTGAGCGCTTCATCGAGAAATTCAACGCCAAACTCGCCACGCTCAAACCCGGCATGCCGTGGGAAAGCGGCGTAGCCCTGACGCCGTTGCCGGAGTCGGGCAAGGTCGCCTACCTGCATGCACTGGTGGCGGATGCCGTTGAAAAAGGCGCGCAGGTGGTCAACCCCCATGGCGGCGAGGCCCGTGCGTCGTTCTTCTATCCCGCGGTGCTGTACCCGGTGACGCCGCAAATGCGCGTCTATCAGGAAGAACAGTTCGGCCCGGTGGTGCCGATCGTGCCGTACCGACACCTGGATACGGTGATCGATTACGTCCTGGAGTCGGACTTCGGCCAGCAGTTGAGCATCTTCGGCACCAACCCGGTGGCGGTCGGACGTCTGGTGGACACCTTTGCCAACCAGGTCGGACGCATCAACCTCAACGCCCAATGCCAGCGCGGCCCCGACACCTACCCGTTCAACGGCCGCAAGAACTCGGCCGAGGGCACATTGTCGGTGCATGATGCCCTGCGGGTGTTTTCGATCCGGACGCTGGTCGCCACCAAATTCCAGGAGAGCAACAAGGACCTCATCAGCGAGATCATCAGCGGCCGCAGTTCAAGCTTCCTGACCACCGATTACATTTTCTGAGGAATACCGACCTGAGCCAGTCCAGAGCCCTTCAACTGCCACCGCTGTTGCGCCGATTGCTGCGTCCGTTGCTGGACCCGTACCGGCGCTATCGTCATGCCAGGGTCATCCACGCCGTGCGGGTGTCACTGGGGTTGCTGGCGTCGATCCTGCTGACCACCGGCATCCACCTACCCCACGGCGAGTGGGCATCGGTGACGATGCTGGTGGTGATCGGCGGCTTGCAACACCACGGCAACATCGGCAAAAAATCCGCCGAGCGGGCCATCGGTACCCTGGTCGGGGCGACGATCGGCCTGGTCCTGGTGGTGCAACAGGCGTGGCTTGGCATGCCTTGGCTGACCTATTTCGCCATGGCGGTGATTTGCGGATTTTTCTCGTACCACGCCATCGGCAAGGGCGGTTATACGGCCCTGCTGGCCGCCATTACCGTATTCATCGTCGCAGGTCATGGTGATAATCCGGTTTCCGACGGGCTGTGGCGCGGGGTCGATATCCTCATCGGTATTGCACTGGCCCTGGCGTTTTCCTTCGCCCTGCCGCTGTACGCGGTCTATTCCTGGCGCTACAACCTGGCCGATGCCTTGCGTGATTGCGCGACGATCTACGGACGCATCATCAACGGTCAACCGGTCACGGCGGACGAACATCTCAAGCTCATGGGGCGCCTGAACACGGTGATGGTGCAGTTGCGCTCACTGATGCCGTCGGTGTCCAAGGAAGTGAAGATTTCCATGACCGAACTCGATGCCATCCAGCGTCACTTGCGCATGTGCGTGAGCACACTGGAGATTCTTGGCAACACCCGGCCGGATGCCAGTGACCCGGACGCCATGGCTCATTTGCAATCGGCGCTGAGGGCGGAACATCGACTGATTCGCGTGCAGTTGATCGGCATGGCCCGGGCACTGAAATCCGGCGTGTCCCAGCGGCTCGGGCGGCCTGTTGAAGGGCTGCCGGATTCGAGCCTGGACACACCGGTCTATAGCTCGCTGGACGGTTATCGTTTGCTGGTCCGGCAGTTGGCGGCCAACATCGGTGAGATGCGCCAGCGCCTGGCGAAGACTGCGCCGCGCTGGAACATTTGACGCCTGATCACTGTGCAACCGTGCGACGCAACTTAAAGCCCCAGCCCTGCTGCATTCCCGCCGCCGCCAACAGAATCGCGGCCACGCCGATCCATTGCAGGGGTTCCAGGCGATGACCGAAGGCAAACCAGTCGACAAAAATCGCCGCGATCGGATAGATGAACGACAGCGCGCCGGTCAGTGCGGTGGGCAGTTTCTGGATCGCGCCGTATAAAAGCACGTACATCACGCCAGTGTGCACGATGCCCAGCGTGACCAGGCTGGCCCAGGCACTCGGTGCCTGCGGCAGCGCCGAAAAGTGCGCGAACGGCGCCAACAGGAGCACGCCGGTGCTGACCTGAATCAGTGCGATCAGATGCGGCGGCGTGCCGGTCAGGCGCTTGATGATCAACGCGGCAATTGCATAAAGAAATGCAGCGCCCAGCGCCAGAACAATGCCGATCAGGTACTCGTTGCCGCTCTCGCCCTGCCCGCCATGGGCACTGACAATCGCCAGCATCCCGAGAAACGAAACGCCCAGCCAGGCCATCTTCTGCAGGGTGATCTTCTCGTTGAGGAACAGCGCGGCCAGGCCCACCAGCATGAACGGCTGCACGTTATAGACGGCGGTGCCAATGGCAATCGAAGCGCGGGAATAGGAGGCGAACAACAGCACCCAGTTGCCGACAATCGCCACGCCGCTGAGCACCGCCAGCAGGAAGGTGGTGCGAGTCAGGATACCGGGGCGCAGGAAACCGAAGGCGGCGCAAATCAGCAGCAAGGTGCCGGCCCCGAACAGGCAGCGCCAGAACACCACGTCCAGTACCGGTTGCCCGGACACCAGCACAAACCAGCCGATGGTCCCGGAGATCAGCATGGCGGCGGTCATTTCGAACGAGCCGCGACGTATTGTTTTGTCCATCATCAGACTCCTGTGTTTGAGCCCAAAGTATGCCAATCCAGGCGGGGGCTTCTCCAGTGCATAAATCAGGCTAAACTTGGATTCTGCCTTTTTTATAAAGGCGACTTTGAAGAGTTGCCTAATCGAGGAATGCACCATGACCGATGACATCGACCAAGTGCTGATCACGGCGCTGATGGACGACTCGCGACGCTCGCTCAAAGCCCTGGCGCAGATCAGCGGCCTGTCATCGCCCAGCGTCGCCGAGCGCCTGCGCCGACTCGAAGAGCGCGGCGTGCTCAAGGGGTATACCGTCGAAATCGACCCGAAATGCTTTGGTTACCAGCTCCAGGCGATCGTACGCATTCGCCCGCTGCCGGGTCAGTTGCAGGAAGTCGAACGGCAGATCCAGGCCATCCCCGAATTCACCGAATGCGACAAGGTGACCGGCGACGACTGCTTCATCGCGCGCCTGCATGTACGTTCGATGGAACAGCTGGACACCCTGCTCGACCGGCTCAATACCCACGCCGAAACCAATACGGCAATCGTCAAGAAAACCCCGGTCAAACGCCGGTTGCCGCCGATGGCCTAATGGCTTGCGGCAAATCACAGGCAAGAAAAAACCCGCCGAAGCGGGTTTTTTCACTCAAGGCTGGCGATCAATCATCGCGACCCATGATGCCGAACAGCTGCAACAAGCTGATGAACAGGTTGTAGATCGATACATACAGGCTGATGGTCGCCATGATGTAGTTGCGCTCGCCGCCGTGAATGATGGCGCTGGTCTGGAACAGAATGCAGACCGAAGAGAACAGCACGAAACCGGCGCTGATCGCCAGCTGCAGACCGCTGATCTGGAAGAACATGCCCGCCAGCGTTGCACCCAGCAGCACAAAGAAGCCGGCAGTGATGAAACCGCCGAGGAAGCTCATGTCCTTACGGGTGATCAGCACGTAGGCCGACAGACCGCCGAACACCAGTGCGGTCATCGCGAAGGCCGAGCTGACCACTTCAGCGCCGCCCTGCATGCCCAGGTAACGGTTGAGGATCGGGCCGAGCAGGAACCCCATGAAACCGGTCAGGGCAAATGCCGACACCAGGCCCCATGCGGAATCACGGAGTTTGTTGGTGAGAAAGAAAAGCCCGTAGAAGCCGATCAGCACCACGAAAATGTTTGGATAACCGACACGCATCTGCTGGGCAACGAAGGCCATCACACCGCTGAATGCGAGCGTGAGTGCAAGCAAGCCGTAAGTGTTGCGCAGGACGCGGCTAACCTCTAGCTGCTCAGCCTGCAAGCTGTTATTAACTGCGTAATCCTGTTCGCGCATGGCGACACTCCTGTTGGTTTGAAACGTTCAGTCGCAAAGATCATAACAGACGCCCTGTAACAAGCTATGCAGAGAGTTTGACAGTGTGTTTCATTCAGGTATTATGGCGCCCGCAACACAAACGGAGGTGTGGCCGAGTGGTTTAAGGCAACGGTCTTGAAAACCGTCGACTGTAACAGGTCCATGAGTTCGAATCCCATCGCCTCCGCCATCTTTATACGACAAAGCCCTGATTATTCAGGGCTTTGTCGTTTCTGGCATCTGGAAAAAATCACGACGCTTGGCATGTGTTTCATAACTATTTGGGAGGTGTTCCATAACTAAGCCTCTAGCTCCCCTCTTCCGGCGTCCTGCCGAGCGTTAAAAAACCTTCATGCAACACGGTGCTAAGCTGACCTCATAACCGAGGATTCGCGATGCCAAGTTCAGACATGCTCTCGGCCGATCCGCTGCCAGTAGCGGCCAACAATCGCCTGGAGCTGCGAGGAGACAATCTCGGAAGGTGTCATCCCCCTGGATATCGGCGCCCATCAGCTTGCATTCTCAGGCGCCTGCCCTTATCCCAAGTCTCGGGCTGATCGATGCCAAGGGCAATCCCTGGCGTCTACTGCAGCACCGAGGTGGTACTTCTCCTCTTCAGCCAAAAAAAAAGGCCTCTTTCGAGACCTTTCTTCTGAACCTGATTTTTGATTAAACGATGAAGTCCCACTGCGCTGCTGATTGCGCGTTTGCGCTCATTTCGACGGAGGCAACGAACGCGTTCGCTACATCCTGCAGGCTCATGCCGTTGTCTTTCATCTGCGTGACCCAATACGCCTTGCCAGAGGCTTCGGCGTTGCGATTGAAGATGGCGTGGTAAAGCACTTCAACATTGTTGCCAATGTCGTTGGTGATGATATTGCCGCGGGCTGTGTTTTCCGTCGAAGCAATCATGTTCAAGGCAATCTGCCCCAGGTTCTGGGTGCCGGTGCTTTGCTGTTGACCCCAGTATTCAAAACCGCTGACGTCAGCTTGGCGACCCAGGATGTTCTGATAAAGCCCGGCGAGCACGTTCAGTTCTGAACGTGATTCGACGCTGACGTTGCCGTCGTTGAACTGCAGGGTTTCGACGTTGATTAAGCGGGTCTGTTGCGATGGGTCATCAACGCGCGTCACCAGCGTCTGGCCGTCTTTTTGCTCGATGACATAGTCGGAGCGTGCGCCGCTGAATACCAGGGTGTCGGTATTAGTACCGCCATGAATCAAGTTGGGCTGGACCGCCGCGCCGCCGGAGACTGCAGCAGCGTTGACTTCGATCGTGTCATTGCCACCACCGGCGTAAACCTGGCTGTGGCTGTTACCCGTCAGAACGAATGTCTGGTTCGCAGCGTCACCACTGAGCAGTTGCCCTGACTGGCTGCCAATCACCTTCACTGCGCCCACGATCGAGGCAAAGTCGACATTGTTCAGTTGCAGCGTACTGCCGGCTGGCAGAGAACTGGCATCGATCACCAGGGCAGTGTGTTGCTTTGCATCGGCTGAACCATTGATCACCAAAGGCGCTGTCGGTGCACTGCCGTTGGCGGTCACCGGCGTAATGGTTTGCACCATCAACGCTGCATCGCTCACCAGGCCTGCGAGAAACGCCTTGCCGTTACCGGTCAAGTGCGCCTGATCGTGGCTATTGTTGGCAGCGCTGACGGCCTTGATGGACTCGATCAGGGACGCCAGAGAGTTACCCGCTGTGCTATTGGCGCCACCCTGCGCCTTGAGACCGAAACCGATGGGCAGCTGAGCGGAAAGCAGCGTTGTGTTGCCATTCTGCGCCAGCGGAATGTCGGCAACACCGGAAGCCCCGGTTTGCTCGACGCGGCCATCGCTCACAACAGGAATGTAGATTTGCTGGCCCAGACCGCCGCCGGGCAACAAGGTGCCGGACGTAGAAACCGCGACACCGTCGATCGGGACTGTCGAGACTGTCGAGGACGCCGTTGGCACCTTGTTAACGGTCAGTTCGTACAGCGTCTTGACCGCCGTATTGGTTTCGTCGGCAACACTGACCTCGATACTGGCTTTGCCCTCTTTGGTCGCGACGAACGTGGCGCCCGCCAAAGCCAGGTTAAGTGCGTCGGCAGTTCCAGTCTTGGACCAGACACTGCCAGTTTGAGTCCAGCCGCTGAGGCCGCCAATCTGCCCGTTGACCGCCGTAAGACTAACCGTCAGCTCGGTGGCGTCGACATCCTGCACGGTAAAGTTATCCAGGGCTGTCGTAACACCAGCGGTAACGACCTGGGCCGAACCTGGGACACCCTGAATCGTCGGCAAATCGTTGCTGCCGTTGATGATCAGTTGAAGGATAGTCTGGTCGCTGCCGCCTTTTCCATCGTCAGCATTGAGGGTGTAGCTCAGGACCAGTTGCTCGCCTGCCTTAAGATACTTGAACGTTTCACTGCCCGAATTGAACGACCAGGTCAAACTTCCCTGGGTTTGCGTACCATCGAGCGCCGGCGTCGGCGACAGGCTTATCATCGCCAGGATGTCGCTGTTGGTCGGCTGCTGGCTATTGGAGGTCACGACCGCGCCGGTGCTGTCTTTCTGCTCGACAGTCAGTGCGGTAGCGATGACGGTGACGATGTCGCTGTCCACATCGGAAATCGCCAGTTTGTTGCTTGATTGCAGGCCGGCATTGCCCTGACTGAGGGTGTAGCCGGATGCCAGCTCAGCTGAGTACTGCATGGCACGCGGAATCATTTCGGTGACCCAAGCGTTCGTACTGCTTGAGCCAGTCGTCACATCTTGCAAGTACTGGGGCGCTGCAGCCTGGAATCCGGTGCCGGCGATGCCGGCATCGTAATAATCGTAACCGAGGAAAATGACGCTGCCGGCGCCATGAGAAATCACCGCGACCGTTGCATTATCGTCCGTACCATAGATGGCCTTGAAGTTTGCGACGGTGCCCTTGCCAATAGAGTCAGTCGCGGACGGATTGCTCAAAGTGGCCGGACCACTCGCAAAGGGTGTTCCTGCCGCATTGGCAGTATTGAGCGACCAGCTGTCACCGCCCGTGGTGGTCAAATCCCAGCCAAAAACAGCATTCAGGAAGTTGGTGTCAGCGTCGCCGCCCGTACCTGTCATCATGATCACACCGCCTTTGCTCACCCAGCTTTCGAGGGCGGCTATGGCATCTGCTGGCAGGAATGCGGGACTGGAAGGATCTACAACACTCTCCATGTCAGTCATGAAGAAAAAACCGCTGGCGGCGAGCTTGGTGGCGAAGTCCGGATCAGTAAAGCTCTTGATAGACGTATCAAGTTTATAGTTGCCGCCCTTATTGATGATCGACTGAATGATACTGGCCAAGTTGGCGTTTTCGGTGTCAGAATCCGGGGTGGCATCCAAACCGTTCATATTCGGCTGGCTATAAACGGAGACTTGGTTAGTCGTCGCCAATGGTGCAAATTTAGGTGCGCTATTCAGTGGAATCAAGGGAGGCGTCCTTGCTTTATAATTAGGGGCTCAACCCTGTTTTCCCTTAATTGTCGAAAAAATCCGGGAGCGTCGAGCGGGCGAGCCAAAATGTCGACAATTCGTACTTAATACATGCCCGCCTGAGTAAAGGCAAGTAGCCACCATCGCAGCTGTTGCGATGTGTCCATTTTTACCGGGTACGTACCCTGCTTAGAAGGGGGCGGCATTCATGCGTCCGGAACGTTCGAAAAAATCCCCATAACATTGCAACGCAATCAATTCTTGATCGCCCGCGACGTGCTAATTTTCATCGAGCAACATATGGGCCTGCTCACACGTCACTCCCTTAGCTCTGGCTTGGCCAGCAACTTCAGCCAAGTCGCCCAAAAACTGGACGCAGCCATCGGTCACGAACGAATGACAGACCCGATCACCCCCGCCACCATTGACGGATACCGGGACGCGAAAACGGCAAAGGTGCGGGCGAATCGCGAGATAGGTACTCTGTCCCACGTGTTCAATATCGCGAGGATGACAATCGGCGGCGAAGCAAACAGCCTGGGCAGGCTTATATCGGAGATATCTGAGCGCAATGCTCTTCCTGGTCGACATCCTGACGCCTAAAGCCAAGCCATTGCGCTCGCCTTCAATGTTCCCATCGCAGCGCAATTTTTAGCGATCAGTAGAAACTCCAACCCACCGACTCCCTTCGCAACTCTATTGGTTGACGCTCGCCAAAAAAGCCCCTTAGCCCTATAAGGTTTTGGTTGCCATGCTTTGCTTTCTTAATATACTGGCGTTTTGATTTCTAGTTCATGGAGGACATGATGGTCAGTTCCGCAAGCGTTGTGAGCGTTTCCGCAAGTGTTCAGAACGGTAGTTACAGAGCAGGATT
Proteins encoded in this window:
- a CDS encoding NADP-dependent glyceraldehyde-3-phosphate dehydrogenase, producing the protein MTTANILGNLFPEAGSIPEKYRLDGPTEQREYLVDGVLKNWPGPLAQVRSPVYFSGPNGDEQVILGSTPLLDAETALTALDAAVRAYDRGQGLWPTLRVAERIQHVETFLKHMREQREAVVKLLMWEIGKNLKDSEKEFDRTCDYIVDTINALKELDRRSSRFELEQDTLGQIRRVPMGVALCMGPYNYPLNETFTTLIPALIMGNTVVFKPAKLGVLLIRPLLEAFRDSFPAGVINVIYGSGRETVSALMASGKIDIFAFIGTNKAASDLKKLHPKPHRLRAALGLDAKNPGIVLPEVDLDNAVNEAVTGSLSFNGQRCTALKILFVHEDVVERFIEKFNAKLATLKPGMPWESGVALTPLPESGKVAYLHALVADAVEKGAQVVNPHGGEARASFFYPAVLYPVTPQMRVYQEEQFGPVVPIVPYRHLDTVIDYVLESDFGQQLSIFGTNPVAVGRLVDTFANQVGRINLNAQCQRGPDTYPFNGRKNSAEGTLSVHDALRVFSIRTLVATKFQESNKDLISEIISGRSSSFLTTDYIF
- a CDS encoding FUSC family protein, with the translated sequence MLRRLLRPLLDPYRRYRHARVIHAVRVSLGLLASILLTTGIHLPHGEWASVTMLVVIGGLQHHGNIGKKSAERAIGTLVGATIGLVLVVQQAWLGMPWLTYFAMAVICGFFSYHAIGKGGYTALLAAITVFIVAGHGDNPVSDGLWRGVDILIGIALALAFSFALPLYAVYSWRYNLADALRDCATIYGRIINGQPVTADEHLKLMGRLNTVMVQLRSLMPSVSKEVKISMTELDAIQRHLRMCVSTLEILGNTRPDASDPDAMAHLQSALRAEHRLIRVQLIGMARALKSGVSQRLGRPVEGLPDSSLDTPVYSSLDGYRLLVRQLAANIGEMRQRLAKTAPRWNI
- a CDS encoding DMT family transporter, with amino-acid sequence MDKTIRRGSFEMTAAMLISGTIGWFVLVSGQPVLDVVFWRCLFGAGTLLLICAAFGFLRPGILTRTTFLLAVLSGVAIVGNWVLLFASYSRASIAIGTAVYNVQPFMLVGLAALFLNEKITLQKMAWLGVSFLGMLAIVSAHGGQGESGNEYLIGIVLALGAAFLYAIAALIIKRLTGTPPHLIALIQVSTGVLLLAPFAHFSALPQAPSAWASLVTLGIVHTGVMYVLLYGAIQKLPTALTGALSFIYPIAAIFVDWFAFGHRLEPLQWIGVAAILLAAAGMQQGWGFKLRRTVAQ
- a CDS encoding Lrp/AsnC family transcriptional regulator; its protein translation is MTDDIDQVLITALMDDSRRSLKALAQISGLSSPSVAERLRRLEERGVLKGYTVEIDPKCFGYQLQAIVRIRPLPGQLQEVERQIQAIPEFTECDKVTGDDCFIARLHVRSMEQLDTLLDRLNTHAETNTAIVKKTPVKRRLPPMA
- a CDS encoding Bax inhibitor-1/YccA family protein, which produces MREQDYAVNNSLQAEQLEVSRVLRNTYGLLALTLAFSGVMAFVAQQMRVGYPNIFVVLIGFYGLFFLTNKLRDSAWGLVSAFALTGFMGFLLGPILNRYLGMQGGAEVVSSAFAMTALVFGGLSAYVLITRKDMSFLGGFITAGFFVLLGATLAGMFFQISGLQLAISAGFVLFSSVCILFQTSAIIHGGERNYIMATISLYVSIYNLFISLLQLFGIMGRDD
- a CDS encoding DUF4214 domain-containing protein is translated as MIPLNSAPKFAPLATTNQVSVYSQPNMNGLDATPDSDTENANLASIIQSIINKGGNYKLDTSIKSFTDPDFATKLAASGFFFMTDMESVVDPSSPAFLPADAIAALESWVSKGGVIMMTGTGGDADTNFLNAVFGWDLTTTGGDSWSLNTANAAGTPFASGPATLSNPSATDSIGKGTVANFKAIYGTDDNATVAVISHGAGSVIFLGYDYYDAGIAGTGFQAAAPQYLQDVTTGSSSTNAWVTEMIPRAMQYSAELASGYTLSQGNAGLQSSNKLAISDVDSDIVTVIATALTVEQKDSTGAVVTSNSQQPTNSDILAMISLSPTPALDGTQTQGSLTWSFNSGSETFKYLKAGEQLVLSYTLNADDGKGGSDQTILQLIINGSNDLPTIQGVPGSAQVVTAGVTTALDNFTVQDVDATELTVSLTAVNGQIGGLSGWTQTGSVWSKTGTADALNLALAGATFVATKEGKASIEVSVADETNTAVKTLYELTVNKVPTASSTVSTVPIDGVAVSTSGTLLPGGGLGQQIYIPVVSDGRVEQTGASGVADIPLAQNGNTTLLSAQLPIGFGLKAQGGANSTAGNSLASLIESIKAVSAANNSHDQAHLTGNGKAFLAGLVSDAALMVQTITPVTANGSAPTAPLVINGSADAKQHTALVIDASSLPAGSTLQLNNVDFASIVGAVKVIGSQSGQLLSGDAANQTFVLTGNSHSQVYAGGGNDTIEVNAAAVSGGAAVQPNLIHGGTNTDTLVFSGARSDYVIEQKDGQTLVTRVDDPSQQTRLINVETLQFNDGNVSVESRSELNVLAGLYQNILGRQADVSGFEYWGQQQSTGTQNLGQIALNMIASTENTARGNIITNDIGNNVEVLYHAIFNRNAEASGKAYWVTQMKDNGMSLQDVANAFVASVEMSANAQSAAQWDFIV